One window from the genome of Gimesia aquarii encodes:
- a CDS encoding type II secretion system F family protein produces the protein MEILGLIYCLAFFVYFPIAGISSILLARRIKDYGHQAVNPLIKSFWLLFTMIMIFMSLAFLVCYLLLVITHHHSILGSLFLILPVILFFPIPIILEINCYRAASALNKGAEYVLPESLRNLTQKIQALGWISLGTPLMLFVPVLIFAPVAITASLSLIVSLVLFAILFLGFTIIVSLLRIAFVNKKANESELLWLLTVCVEKNIPLATELDTYSKTLSGKYREKIQELSSFLHSGFSLTEALSATPGLVPQSTIVAARIGEKSNSLGIALRDAAVQTTKNLKQLSDRSNIANLILYLSIVVSIQFLITGFIMYWIIPKFKKIFLDFGVELPPLTLSLMDTSDFVISYFYLFLPFCSLPFIVLFLMYFGNYYGWFNLRIPFITEWFPRLNTPHCLRQIAQSVSVEAPPLLALETVSEFHRWSDVRVRTHLINNNINQGENIWIALRQNKVINSAEASLCATAEKMGNLPYVLRTLADTIEQRRARKLRYLTEIIKPVLISLLGIFVGLFVIAIFMPLIKILRDLI, from the coding sequence GTGGAAATACTTGGACTCATTTATTGTTTGGCATTTTTTGTCTATTTCCCTATTGCTGGAATCTCTTCCATTCTCCTTGCGCGCAGGATTAAAGACTATGGTCATCAAGCTGTGAACCCATTGATAAAATCGTTCTGGCTCCTTTTTACTATGATTATGATTTTTATGAGTTTAGCTTTTCTGGTATGTTATCTTCTTCTGGTAATCACTCATCATCATTCCATTCTTGGCTCTCTATTTCTGATACTACCGGTCATTCTCTTTTTCCCAATTCCAATTATTCTAGAAATAAACTGCTATCGAGCCGCTTCTGCTCTGAACAAAGGTGCCGAATATGTTCTACCTGAATCTCTACGAAATCTGACACAGAAAATCCAGGCATTAGGATGGATATCATTGGGAACTCCTCTCATGTTATTTGTTCCCGTGTTGATTTTTGCCCCCGTGGCAATTACAGCCTCTTTGTCACTAATCGTCTCTTTAGTTCTATTTGCAATCTTATTTTTGGGTTTTACGATAATTGTATCCCTTTTAAGAATCGCGTTTGTAAATAAAAAAGCAAACGAATCTGAATTACTCTGGTTACTCACTGTTTGTGTAGAAAAAAATATTCCCCTCGCAACCGAACTTGACACATATTCCAAGACATTGTCTGGTAAATATCGAGAAAAAATTCAAGAACTAAGTAGTTTCCTCCATTCAGGTTTCTCCCTTACAGAAGCTCTGTCAGCCACCCCAGGACTGGTGCCACAATCAACTATCGTTGCAGCGCGCATTGGAGAAAAGAGTAACAGTCTGGGAATTGCTCTACGTGATGCAGCCGTCCAGACTACAAAAAATTTAAAACAGTTATCTGATAGATCAAATATCGCAAATCTTATCCTTTATTTATCTATCGTCGTTTCAATTCAATTCCTGATTACCGGCTTTATCATGTATTGGATTATTCCGAAATTCAAAAAAATCTTTTTGGACTTCGGTGTTGAACTTCCACCATTGACGTTGTCTCTAATGGATACAAGTGATTTTGTTATATCCTATTTTTACTTGTTCTTACCGTTTTGCTCCTTGCCATTTATTGTGCTGTTCCTAATGTATTTTGGAAATTATTATGGATGGTTTAATCTTCGGATTCCCTTTATCACTGAATGGTTCCCTCGCTTAAACACACCTCACTGTCTCAGGCAAATAGCTCAGTCAGTCTCAGTCGAAGCACCTCCCTTACTAGCACTGGAGACTGTATCTGAATTTCATCGCTGGTCAGATGTAAGAGTGCGAACACACTTGATTAATAATAATATTAATCAGGGTGAAAATATTTGGATCGCTCTAAGACAAAATAAAGTGATTAACAGCGCAGAAGCATCGCTATGTGCAACTGCTGAGAAGATGGGCAACCTACCTTATGTATTAAGGACTTTGGCAGACACCATAGAACAACGTAGAGCAAGAAAATTACGATACCTCACGGAAATAATCAAACCAGTATTAATTAGTCTGTTGGGTATATTTGTAGGCTTATTCGTGATTGCAATATTTATGCCACTCATCAAGATACTACGTGACCTCATTTAA
- a CDS encoding type II secretion system F family protein: MNRYSYVCINHDGQETRGFLEAVNDESARIKLMEQGLKIIRVDHCSSDTSSTIEETSVAGEPLEIIDFQSNHLSEYGKAAWNTEPEFIDLVARDSEFQIYGIPLSASLRTLAEETPSKKLTRELQKIAEDLEHGKTPEDSFEQHLKNVPQNLESLIRAGAQTGKLESIIEDYIESQRLMAQTRHRILISVFYTSVLVFGSFLLFYFLLVTVVSNFKSIFLDFGTELPGITILAFSISDFFSQFGFPIVAYPIVFALGFWFSFDLLKLQATRRRLLNLIPIFGSILNYTSIAQFCRMLASIIEANIKLPKAIELAADSTRDPNLIAGCQILKKRMADGSNLTQATSEIPNFNKSFAHLFRWQDQPEIFIDSLRASSNIFQAKANMKTGSLVFALKPLVLAGVMLTIGMLIFALVMPLIKLLNDLS; the protein is encoded by the coding sequence ATGAACCGGTATTCCTATGTTTGTATTAACCATGATGGCCAGGAAACGAGAGGTTTCCTGGAAGCAGTTAATGATGAATCTGCACGCATAAAACTCATGGAGCAAGGGCTTAAGATTATTCGTGTGGATCACTGTTCCAGTGATACATCATCGACTATCGAAGAAACTTCCGTCGCAGGCGAACCTTTGGAAATCATCGATTTTCAAAGTAATCACCTTTCCGAATATGGAAAAGCTGCCTGGAATACTGAGCCGGAATTTATTGATCTCGTTGCTAGAGATTCGGAATTTCAAATATATGGAATACCACTTTCAGCGAGTTTACGCACTTTAGCAGAAGAAACTCCTTCTAAAAAACTTACGCGTGAGTTACAAAAAATTGCTGAAGATTTAGAGCATGGTAAAACGCCGGAAGATAGTTTTGAACAACATTTAAAAAATGTTCCTCAAAATTTAGAATCGCTTATCAGAGCTGGCGCACAAACCGGAAAATTGGAATCCATTATTGAAGATTATATCGAAAGCCAAAGGCTTATGGCTCAAACTCGACATAGAATTTTGATCTCTGTCTTTTATACAAGTGTTTTAGTCTTTGGTTCGTTCTTGCTCTTTTACTTTCTGCTAGTGACAGTTGTTAGTAATTTTAAATCCATTTTCTTGGACTTCGGAACAGAACTCCCTGGCATCACCATCTTAGCATTTAGCATTTCTGACTTTTTTTCCCAATTTGGATTTCCAATTGTTGCATACCCCATCGTCTTTGCTTTGGGATTCTGGTTTAGCTTTGATCTACTCAAGTTGCAAGCAACACGCAGAAGGCTACTCAACCTGATACCTATTTTTGGAAGCATTTTAAACTATACTTCAATTGCTCAATTTTGTCGTATGCTAGCCTCGATTATCGAAGCCAACATCAAACTGCCTAAGGCAATAGAATTAGCTGCAGATTCGACTAGAGATCCTAATCTCATTGCAGGCTGCCAAATATTAAAAAAACGAATGGCAGATGGGTCTAACCTGACTCAAGCAACCTCAGAAATTCCTAACTTCAATAAAAGTTTTGCGCATTTATTTCGCTGGCAAGATCAACCCGAAATATTTATTGATTCTCTGCGTGCCAGTAGCAATATATTTCAAGCGAAAGCAAATATGAAAACAGGCTCCCTCGTTTTCGCACTTAAGCCCCTTGTTTTAGCAGGTGTCATGCTCACCATAGGCATGCTGATTTTTGCTCTTGTTATGCCCTTAATCAAATTACTGAACGACCTTTCATAA
- a CDS encoding type II secretion system F family protein — MAKVDISSRQKISTASLSDLNDELSAMINAGIPLDEGLRNAAKHLRKDSRDFVERLINRTEQGSTLEEAIELESKKLPLAYLSLIKSGLRMGRLPEALTAYTSFSRSRIELRQEIGNALLYPAFVLIMAFLLSLFVCFVIFPELLTVHKMFQLETTPLLQFVYRLFEFYQIWYLIIPFAFCFLLFCWKSSRSLFLVPRDQKRPLGGKIISTIAYGWIPGYRNLIREMNYSTFTEMTSLLLSYNVPLTEAFTLAAESTGSSKVIADTKSLTNLLEQGVSLEEGIQSCRHFPVFIKTMIMEKTYQNHLPNILSEISRVYRTRILNRIDWLKNIIPVVLLIIVAGGITACYTIIVFLPFVEILKMLGSPTL; from the coding sequence ATGGCTAAAGTAGATATCTCTTCACGCCAGAAAATATCAACTGCAAGTCTTTCAGACTTGAATGATGAGCTTTCAGCAATGATTAATGCAGGAATTCCCTTAGACGAAGGCTTACGAAATGCAGCCAAACATTTGAGAAAAGATTCTCGTGATTTCGTTGAACGACTCATTAATAGAACCGAACAAGGATCCACGCTTGAAGAAGCAATCGAATTAGAATCGAAGAAATTGCCTTTAGCCTACCTATCACTGATTAAGTCAGGCCTACGGATGGGACGTCTCCCAGAAGCACTCACAGCGTATACTTCGTTCTCTCGTTCTCGAATCGAATTACGCCAGGAAATAGGTAATGCGTTGTTATACCCAGCCTTTGTATTAATCATGGCCTTTTTGCTTTCACTTTTCGTGTGCTTTGTGATATTTCCAGAATTGCTTACTGTTCACAAAATGTTTCAACTCGAAACGACTCCTTTACTGCAATTTGTCTATCGATTGTTCGAATTCTACCAAATCTGGTATCTCATCATCCCTTTTGCGTTTTGCTTTTTACTCTTTTGTTGGAAATCCAGTCGCTCCTTGTTTCTTGTACCTCGAGATCAGAAACGCCCCTTGGGAGGTAAAATAATTTCTACAATCGCTTATGGCTGGATACCCGGCTATCGGAATTTGATTCGGGAAATGAATTATTCTACTTTTACTGAAATGACCAGCTTGCTTCTTTCCTATAATGTACCTCTTACTGAAGCGTTTACGCTTGCTGCTGAATCAACGGGGAGTTCTAAAGTCATAGCCGACACCAAATCACTTACCAATTTGCTGGAACAAGGAGTATCACTGGAAGAAGGAATCCAATCTTGCCGTCATTTTCCGGTTTTTATCAAAACGATGATCATGGAAAAAACTTACCAAAATCATCTCCCCAATATTCTGTCCGAAATTTCGCGAGTTTATCGAACCCGCATTTTAAATCGAATTGATTGGCTTAAAAACATCATTCCTGTTGTATTGTTGATCATTGTCGCAGGAGGAATTACCGCCTGCTATACAATCATCGTATTTCTACCGTTTGTAGAAATTTTGAAAATGCTAGGGAGTCCTACCCTATAA
- the asnS gene encoding asparagine--tRNA ligase — MVRTKIKSALSASQPGETIKVCGWVRTRRDSKSGFSFVELNDGSCMANLQIVIDQSVPDYESTIKDVTTGASITVIGKVNESPGQKQRVELHAESFQLYGTADSESYPLQKKRHSFEFLRDIAHLRPRTNTFGAITRVRNEAAAAIHRFFQTREFLYIQTPIITTSDCEGAGEMFQVTTLNLEHLAQIQTKLDFSQDFFGKPASLTVSGQLEAEIFATSIGECYTFGPTFRAENSNTSRHLAEFWMVEPEMPFYDLNDNMALAESFVRTVIEDVLENCSEDMEFFNQRIDKTTLETLRNITENEFIRVPYTEAIEIIKSSGKKFDFPIDWGSDMQSEHERFLTEEHFKQPVIVYNYPRTIKPFYMRCNDDDKTVCAMDVLVPGVGEIIGGSQREERYDVLIDRMKEGKLNPDDYWWYTDLRKYGTVPHSGFGLGFERLIQLITSMTNIRDCIPFPRTPKNAEF; from the coding sequence ATGGTTCGTACAAAAATAAAATCAGCTTTAAGCGCATCTCAGCCAGGAGAAACGATTAAGGTCTGCGGTTGGGTGCGAACTCGTCGTGATTCCAAGAGTGGTTTTTCATTTGTTGAATTAAACGATGGTAGCTGCATGGCCAATTTACAAATAGTGATTGACCAGAGTGTTCCCGATTATGAGTCCACAATCAAAGATGTCACAACAGGTGCCAGTATCACAGTGATTGGAAAAGTGAATGAATCACCTGGGCAAAAGCAACGGGTTGAATTACATGCGGAATCTTTTCAGTTGTACGGTACTGCAGACTCTGAATCTTACCCACTACAAAAAAAAAGACACAGTTTTGAGTTTCTGAGAGATATTGCGCATTTACGTCCTCGAACGAACACATTTGGAGCGATTACACGTGTTCGCAACGAAGCTGCTGCGGCAATTCACCGTTTTTTTCAGACGCGAGAATTTCTTTATATTCAAACTCCCATCATTACTACCAGTGATTGTGAGGGAGCGGGTGAGATGTTTCAGGTCACAACCCTGAATTTGGAACATCTTGCGCAAATTCAAACAAAGCTTGATTTTTCACAGGACTTTTTTGGTAAGCCTGCATCATTAACAGTTAGTGGGCAATTAGAGGCTGAGATATTTGCCACATCGATTGGAGAATGTTATACGTTTGGCCCCACATTTCGAGCAGAAAATTCAAATACATCCCGTCACTTAGCTGAATTTTGGATGGTTGAACCTGAAATGCCATTCTACGATCTTAATGATAATATGGCTTTAGCAGAAAGCTTTGTCAGAACTGTGATTGAAGATGTCCTTGAAAATTGTTCGGAGGACATGGAATTCTTCAATCAGCGGATTGACAAAACGACCCTTGAGACATTGAGAAATATTACAGAAAATGAGTTCATACGTGTTCCTTATACAGAGGCGATTGAAATCATTAAATCCAGTGGAAAGAAATTCGATTTTCCCATTGATTGGGGAAGTGATATGCAATCGGAACATGAGCGATTTTTAACTGAAGAACATTTTAAACAACCAGTTATTGTTTATAATTATCCAAGAACAATCAAGCCGTTTTATATGAGATGCAATGACGATGACAAAACAGTATGTGCCATGGATGTGCTTGTTCCGGGGGTTGGTGAAATTATCGGTGGAAGCCAGCGTGAAGAACGTTATGATGTGCTGATTGATCGCATGAAAGAGGGGAAATTAAATCCGGATGATTATTGGTGGTACACTGACTTACGCAAATATGGAACAGTTCCTCATTCGGGATTTGGACTAGGGTTTGAACGTCTGATACAGTTAATTACATCGATGACTAATATTCGTGATTGCATACCATTCCCAAGAACTCCCAAAAATGCAGAGTTTTAA
- a CDS encoding alpha/beta hydrolase: protein MRFAFAVIMLVSVLISVQTSSANENVKIIPDVVYGHKFGMALTFDVFQPPKEPNGAGILFMVSGGWYSRWTDPNNMLDMFKPLLEEGFTVFSVRHGSSPKFLIPEVVKDVRRSVRFIRLHSKDYVVSPNQLGVWGGSAGGHLSLVLGTTSDEGSPKEKDVVLRSSDRVAAVVAYYPPTDLREFVNEKSPYYHRFPALQFNTDLADDFSPVLHVTQDDPPTLLIHGDQDKLVPISHSKKIMKQFKEQKVKAELLIIKDAAHGFQGEDKIRASQAVVKWFKLHLLK, encoded by the coding sequence ATGAGGTTTGCTTTCGCTGTAATTATGCTTGTTTCTGTTTTGATATCAGTACAAACTTCTAGTGCAAATGAAAATGTGAAAATTATTCCAGACGTCGTCTATGGCCATAAGTTTGGAATGGCGCTCACTTTTGATGTTTTTCAACCACCAAAGGAGCCTAATGGAGCAGGTATTCTATTTATGGTAAGTGGAGGCTGGTATTCTAGATGGACTGACCCAAACAACATGCTGGATATGTTTAAGCCACTTCTTGAAGAAGGGTTTACAGTTTTTTCTGTTAGGCATGGAAGCAGTCCCAAATTCTTAATCCCAGAAGTGGTTAAGGATGTTCGACGGAGTGTCCGATTTATCCGACTGCATTCTAAAGATTATGTAGTGAGTCCTAATCAGTTAGGTGTTTGGGGTGGAAGTGCCGGCGGTCATTTATCACTTGTTCTAGGAACAACTTCTGATGAAGGAAGTCCTAAAGAAAAAGACGTGGTATTGCGAAGCAGCGACCGCGTGGCTGCTGTAGTTGCCTACTATCCTCCGACAGATCTAAGGGAATTTGTTAACGAGAAGTCCCCTTATTATCACCGTTTTCCCGCTCTACAATTTAATACCGACCTCGCAGATGATTTTTCTCCAGTACTACATGTAACACAAGATGATCCCCCAACATTATTAATTCATGGAGATCAGGACAAACTCGTTCCAATTAGTCACAGCAAAAAAATCATGAAACAATTTAAAGAGCAAAAAGTTAAAGCAGAATTGTTAATTATCAAAGATGCAGCTCATGGATTTCAAGGAGAAGATAAAATTCGCGCGAGCCAAGCTGTCGTGAAATGGTTCAAACTGCATTTATTGAAATAA
- a CDS encoding phage portal protein, whose protein sequence is MWNPFRQLATLFKSNRFAVALRTALGSGQPGSWSTDHRQESEQFIGWTFVAVKAICLQAMQASVFVYDDSLNGSKQKRMKQRAQKEFEYIQIKSLYAGENGDSIPLPNNHSLCMILKRPNPTQSGASFRYERVLQLQLTGTSIVWNVPNKFGKTVQRYVIPTAIASPVSPTEDLPEGGYKIQPALLRYNHAAHGSRFLESGTFHQIAGKIIPLAQLQITRWPHPVYKDDGQSPVSAGAKWIDSANQIDAARWSQMNNGADPSIVVTCGKEMNPTREELEAAAAMFEQKYGGTENTGKAIFTTGEQVVSLTATPKDMDYNQSFLQFRDAILALHGVPGIAAGISDGGSYAAFYASLKQFISLTVQPILDLLAEDDTEHLAPQFGENLTIEIEAAHIDDPDILEKRLATDIRAQIIKVDELRAIRGLPPLGSERGGDQLVMQESKQPIFSEEQESNGSSPPTLPTSKVFQNPSKLQSLNRFVRCSHK, encoded by the coding sequence ATGTGGAACCCTTTTCGGCAGCTTGCCACACTTTTTAAATCCAATCGTTTTGCCGTAGCACTTCGAACGGCTCTTGGGTCAGGACAACCTGGATCATGGAGTACTGACCATCGTCAGGAATCAGAACAATTTATCGGTTGGACTTTCGTCGCAGTTAAAGCGATTTGTCTCCAGGCAATGCAAGCATCTGTCTTTGTTTATGATGATTCGTTAAACGGGTCAAAACAAAAAAGAATGAAGCAACGAGCTCAAAAGGAATTTGAATATATTCAAATAAAGAGTTTATATGCAGGAGAAAACGGAGACTCAATTCCACTACCAAACAATCATAGTTTATGTATGATCTTAAAACGACCTAACCCAACTCAATCGGGAGCATCTTTTCGTTATGAGCGTGTTTTACAGTTGCAGCTTACAGGTACAAGTATCGTATGGAATGTGCCTAATAAATTTGGTAAAACCGTCCAACGATATGTGATTCCCACAGCCATTGCTTCACCAGTTTCTCCAACTGAGGATTTGCCAGAAGGAGGATATAAAATACAACCTGCCTTGTTACGTTACAATCATGCAGCTCATGGTAGCAGGTTTTTAGAGTCTGGAACTTTTCATCAGATTGCTGGAAAAATTATTCCTCTCGCACAGTTACAAATTACGCGCTGGCCACATCCTGTTTACAAGGACGATGGTCAATCTCCTGTAAGTGCTGGTGCTAAATGGATTGATTCAGCAAATCAAATTGATGCAGCACGATGGTCTCAAATGAACAATGGAGCCGATCCCTCAATTGTTGTTACATGTGGGAAAGAGATGAATCCAACTCGAGAAGAGCTCGAAGCAGCTGCTGCTATGTTTGAACAAAAATATGGTGGTACTGAAAATACTGGCAAAGCGATATTTACAACAGGCGAACAGGTCGTTTCATTGACGGCGACTCCCAAAGACATGGATTACAATCAGTCGTTCCTTCAATTTAGAGACGCAATTCTTGCTTTACATGGTGTGCCAGGAATTGCCGCTGGTATTTCAGATGGAGGAAGTTATGCCGCTTTTTATGCTAGTTTAAAGCAATTTATTTCCCTTACGGTACAGCCAATTCTGGACCTGTTGGCGGAAGATGATACAGAACATTTAGCCCCTCAATTCGGTGAGAATTTGACGATTGAAATAGAAGCAGCTCACATAGATGATCCTGATATCCTCGAAAAACGTCTGGCAACAGATATACGAGCACAAATAATAAAAGTGGATGAATTACGCGCAATTAGAGGATTACCTCCTCTAGGGTCGGAACGAGGAGGAGATCAATTAGTGATGCAAGAATCAAAACAACCGATTTTTTCTGAGGAGCAGGAATCAAACGGTTCCAGTCCTCCTACTTTACCAACAAGTAAAGTTTTTCAGAATCCATCGAAGCTGCAATCGCTAAATCGTTTCGTCAGGTGCTCACACAAATAA
- a CDS encoding sodium:solute symporter family transporter: MKSILFYFSLLVFLFLLTPLSAAESQSSLHPEPLTLNKGLHYIDWVIIAFYAVSTIFLGWYFSRRQNDTSEYFIGSGQMNPILIGVSLFATLLSTITYLSTPGEILGKGPVYLVKDLAMPFIFIIVGFVMLPVYMKQRVTSAYELLEEKLGLGIRLLGAIMFICLRLVWMSLLVYLTASAITTMLNVGEDWIPFIVLGTGSVAIIYTSLGGLRAVVITDVIQTILLFGGAWLVIATISYHLGGISWFPTEWDTNWDTQPFISFDPSTRITYVGTFLSVLIWYIATSCGDQVSVQRFMSTKDAKTARKSLAIQLIVSVVVSITLALVGFALLGYFKEFPNEIPAGIDLKKDADKFFPHFIAYHLPVGVSGCVVSAMFAAAMSSIDSGVNSITAVVMTDFLDRFGRTPKTEKGHVLTARFLALGIGAFVVLASSVMGEIPGNITAVTNKTANLLTTPIFCLFFFALFIPFARPMGVLIGAILGTTTAVLIAFSGPIFVPNFNSNDLDPISFQWIPTAAVTVNIASGSLVSYLIACAEKNRTRT; the protein is encoded by the coding sequence TTGAAATCGATACTATTCTATTTTTCTCTGTTAGTCTTTCTTTTTTTACTTACCCCTCTCTCAGCGGCGGAATCACAATCCTCACTTCATCCAGAACCTCTCACCCTGAATAAAGGATTGCATTACATAGACTGGGTCATCATTGCATTTTATGCGGTTTCAACGATTTTTTTGGGATGGTATTTTAGTAGAAGGCAAAATGACACTTCGGAATATTTCATAGGAAGCGGCCAAATGAACCCGATTTTGATCGGTGTCTCTTTATTCGCTACACTACTCAGCACAATAACGTATCTCTCTACTCCTGGAGAAATCCTCGGTAAAGGGCCAGTGTATCTAGTCAAAGATTTAGCTATGCCCTTCATCTTTATCATCGTAGGATTTGTAATGTTGCCAGTTTATATGAAACAGCGCGTAACAAGCGCCTACGAGCTTCTGGAAGAAAAATTAGGGTTGGGTATTCGCCTACTCGGAGCGATTATGTTCATTTGCCTTCGCTTAGTATGGATGTCACTATTAGTCTATTTAACTGCTAGTGCAATTACCACTATGCTTAACGTGGGCGAAGATTGGATCCCGTTCATCGTATTAGGAACGGGTTCTGTAGCCATCATTTATACATCTTTAGGTGGGTTACGGGCCGTGGTAATCACCGATGTAATCCAGACGATTCTCTTATTTGGAGGTGCATGGTTAGTAATTGCAACGATATCTTACCACTTGGGTGGTATTAGCTGGTTTCCGACAGAGTGGGATACGAATTGGGATACACAACCTTTTATTAGTTTTGATCCATCAACCCGTATCACCTATGTCGGTACGTTTTTGTCTGTTTTAATCTGGTATATAGCCACTTCATGCGGGGACCAGGTTTCTGTACAACGATTTATGTCTACGAAAGATGCAAAAACAGCTCGAAAGTCATTAGCGATTCAGTTAATTGTGTCGGTAGTTGTTTCAATCACATTAGCACTAGTTGGATTTGCATTATTAGGATATTTCAAAGAATTTCCTAATGAGATCCCAGCGGGCATAGACCTTAAAAAAGACGCCGATAAATTCTTTCCACATTTTATTGCATACCATCTCCCGGTAGGAGTTTCTGGCTGTGTCGTGTCTGCCATGTTTGCGGCCGCTATGTCAAGCATTGATTCTGGAGTTAACTCAATTACCGCTGTTGTAATGACAGACTTTCTAGACCGTTTTGGCCGAACACCCAAAACAGAAAAAGGGCATGTTCTTACTGCAAGATTTCTTGCATTAGGTATAGGAGCGTTCGTTGTACTAGCAAGCTCGGTAATGGGAGAAATACCAGGAAATATTACTGCGGTCACAAATAAAACAGCAAATTTGTTAACAACCCCAATCTTCTGTTTGTTCTTTTTTGCTCTATTCATTCCCTTTGCCAGACCGATGGGCGTTCTGATAGGTGCAATACTTGGAACGACAACCGCTGTTTTGATTGCTTTTTCTGGACCAATTTTTGTTCCCAATTTTAATTCGAATGACTTAGACCCAATTAGTTTTCAATGGATTCCCACTGCAGCAGTCACGGTGAACATTGCAAGTGGTAGTCTAGTAAGTTATTTGATTGCCTGTGCTGAAAAAAATCGAACTCGAACATGA
- a CDS encoding aminotransferase-like domain-containing protein has product MPMNSKIRFSKKRAWSHDLPISFLMQQGVENPGVLSLAAGLVDQNSLPVELTKKSFDHLFSNPKAARAALQYGTTAGSLSLRSLLLSHVSNLEEKSARELGITVDNIIVTTGSQQYLSLLGEVLLDPGDICLVAAPTYFVFLGVLQGLGARIVSIETDEFGMRMDSLESTLGILESQGQLERVKMIYLVSDYENPSGISLSQDRRGQVVEIAQTWSKQQKIFILEDLAYRELCYDGPVVPSIRSFDSTGETVILTQTFSKSFSPGLRVGFGVAPKEVCAAICDKKGNDDFGSTNMSQQVLATALRENFYYEHVENLREVYREKRNCMLEAADTYFSNIPGVRWVHPNGGLYVWMTLPNNIETGFASPLFQKAIHEDKVMYVPGELCYATDQKLDFDKQPPIQKNHMRLTFGVQNHEGIQEGMKRLAKAVKSFI; this is encoded by the coding sequence ATGCCGATGAATAGTAAAATTCGCTTCAGTAAAAAAAGGGCATGGAGTCACGACTTACCGATCAGTTTTCTGATGCAACAAGGCGTAGAAAATCCAGGCGTCCTATCCTTAGCTGCTGGACTAGTTGACCAGAACAGTCTACCGGTTGAACTGACCAAGAAATCGTTCGATCACCTTTTTTCCAATCCAAAGGCTGCTAGAGCAGCCTTGCAGTATGGCACTACTGCCGGCTCGTTATCATTAAGGTCCCTGCTACTTTCACATGTGTCTAATTTAGAGGAAAAGTCAGCCAGAGAATTAGGGATAACGGTTGATAATATTATCGTAACGACTGGTTCTCAGCAGTATTTATCACTGCTTGGTGAAGTACTACTTGATCCAGGTGATATTTGTCTGGTTGCTGCTCCTACATATTTTGTATTTTTAGGAGTCTTACAAGGATTAGGTGCAAGAATTGTATCAATTGAAACGGATGAATTTGGAATGCGTATGGATTCTCTTGAATCGACCCTCGGCATACTAGAGTCTCAAGGGCAATTAGAGAGAGTTAAGATGATCTATCTGGTGAGTGATTATGAAAATCCATCTGGTATTTCTCTTTCTCAAGATCGTCGTGGACAGGTTGTAGAAATCGCGCAAACATGGTCAAAGCAACAGAAAATTTTCATCTTAGAAGACTTGGCTTATCGTGAACTTTGTTATGACGGACCTGTAGTACCCAGCATCAGAAGTTTTGATTCCACCGGTGAAACAGTGATTCTGACTCAAACATTTTCCAAAAGTTTTTCTCCAGGGTTAAGAGTTGGGTTTGGAGTTGCTCCAAAAGAAGTCTGTGCCGCAATTTGTGATAAAAAAGGTAACGATGATTTTGGTTCTACGAATATGAGTCAACAGGTTCTTGCTACTGCCTTGCGCGAAAATTTTTACTACGAGCACGTGGAAAATTTAAGAGAAGTATACCGTGAAAAAAGGAATTGTATGTTAGAGGCCGCTGACACATATTTTTCGAACATACCGGGCGTTCGTTGGGTTCATCCAAATGGCGGACTGTATGTTTGGATGACATTACCTAACAACATAGAAACAGGCTTTGCTAGTCCCTTGTTTCAAAAAGCAATTCACGAGGATAAAGTAATGTATGTGCCGGGAGAATTATGTTACGCAACCGATCAAAAACTTGACTTTGATAAGCAGCCTCCCATTCAAAAAAATCATATGCGTCTTACATTTGGTGTACAAAACCACGAAGGAATTCAAGAAGGAATGAAGAGACTGGCAAAGGCGGTTAAATCTTTCATTTAA